A region of Deinococcus rubellus DNA encodes the following proteins:
- a CDS encoding carbohydrate ABC transporter permease, with product MTTLKPNTPAPVRHRGIEAARARQAIWLLLPTMIAIVLVAGYPLYRTIFFSLFDANLTSPDQRTFLGLGNFWFTTSDGVALGFLQDPKWWGAVSNTLLFTVVSVFLETVFGMVIALVVNSAFPGRAFLRTAMLVPWAIPTVVSAQMWAYMYNDSFGLIGRGMLGGVALLANPSSSIWAMIAVDVWKTTSFMALLILAGLQSLPSDMYEAADMDGASKWTQFWRMTLPLLRPALLVALVFRSLDALRVFDIMSVMVGNVSAARLSMTAYARQALIDNQLLGLGSAISIAIFIIIMVIVVVYVTAFRVKFD from the coding sequence ATGACCACCCTCAAGCCCAACACGCCAGCGCCTGTCCGGCATCGCGGCATCGAGGCCGCGCGTGCCCGGCAAGCCATCTGGCTACTACTACCCACCATGATCGCCATCGTGCTGGTCGCCGGGTATCCTCTGTACCGCACCATCTTCTTTTCTCTGTTTGACGCCAATCTCACCTCGCCGGATCAGCGCACGTTTCTGGGGCTGGGCAATTTCTGGTTCACCACCAGTGACGGCGTGGCGCTGGGCTTTTTGCAAGACCCCAAATGGTGGGGCGCGGTGTCGAACACACTGCTGTTCACAGTGGTGTCGGTGTTTCTGGAAACCGTCTTCGGCATGGTCATCGCGCTGGTGGTCAACAGCGCTTTTCCGGGCCGGGCCTTTCTCAGAACCGCCATGCTGGTGCCGTGGGCCATTCCCACCGTCGTCTCGGCGCAGATGTGGGCCTACATGTACAACGATTCCTTCGGACTGATCGGGCGAGGGATGCTGGGCGGCGTGGCGCTGCTGGCCAATCCCTCCAGCTCCATCTGGGCCATGATCGCGGTGGACGTCTGGAAAACCACCTCGTTCATGGCGCTGCTGATTCTGGCGGGCCTGCAAAGCCTGCCCAGCGACATGTATGAGGCCGCCGACATGGACGGCGCGAGCAAATGGACACAGTTCTGGCGCATGACCCTGCCGCTGCTGCGCCCGGCTCTGCTGGTGGCGCTGGTGTTCCGCAGCCTGGACGCCCTGCGGGTCTTCGACATCATGTCGGTGATGGTCGGCAACGTCTCGGCGGCGCGGCTCTCGATGACTGCCTACGCCCGGCAGGCTTTGATTGACAATCAGTTGCTGGGCCTGGGCAGCGCCATTTCCATCGCCATCTTCATCATCATCATGGTGATCGTGGTCGTCTACGTCACGGCCTTCCGCGTGAAGTTCGACTGA
- a CDS encoding ABC transporter substrate-binding protein, whose product MKKPAMLLALTAVAAFGSAQAVTLTLACGAVGQELQLCKDGAARWSKQTGNTVKVFESPNLTNDRLGLYQQQLAAKSSDIDVYQLDVVWPGLLAQHFVDLKGKVTAAEIAANFKGNIAADTVNGKLVAMPWYTDGGLLYYRTDLMKKYGYTAAPKTWAEMATMAKKIQDGEQKTNKAFAGYVFQGKNYEGLTCDALEWVSSFGGGTIVDDTGKITINNPKAAAALNTAASWVGTISPKGVTTYDEEPARGIFQSGNAAFMRNWPYAWSLGQSADSKVKGKIAVAPLPAGPGGTPAAALGGWQLGVSMYSKNQDAAISLVRYLTSPAEQKIRAIEGSFTPTISALYQDKDVLKANPFFGSLLDVFTNAVPRPSGPTKDKYNQVSQAFSTAVSDVLNKKMTGTAAVAQLQTDLSRVKGRGW is encoded by the coding sequence ATGAAGAAACCCGCCATGTTGCTCGCCCTTACCGCTGTTGCCGCTTTCGGCTCAGCGCAAGCTGTCACCCTGACGCTCGCCTGCGGCGCAGTGGGTCAGGAACTCCAACTCTGCAAAGACGGTGCCGCCCGTTGGTCCAAGCAGACCGGCAACACCGTCAAGGTCTTTGAAAGCCCCAACCTGACCAATGACCGTCTCGGTTTGTACCAGCAGCAGCTCGCCGCCAAGAGTAGCGATATCGATGTCTACCAGCTCGACGTGGTGTGGCCAGGCTTGCTTGCTCAGCACTTCGTTGACCTGAAAGGAAAAGTGACGGCTGCTGAGATCGCGGCCAACTTCAAGGGCAACATCGCTGCCGACACCGTGAACGGCAAACTGGTGGCGATGCCCTGGTACACCGACGGCGGCCTGCTCTACTACCGCACCGACCTCATGAAGAAGTACGGCTACACCGCCGCTCCCAAGACCTGGGCCGAGATGGCGACCATGGCCAAGAAAATTCAGGACGGTGAACAGAAGACCAACAAGGCGTTCGCGGGCTACGTCTTTCAGGGCAAGAACTACGAGGGCCTGACCTGCGACGCACTGGAATGGGTTTCCTCGTTCGGCGGCGGCACCATCGTCGACGACACGGGCAAGATCACCATCAACAACCCCAAAGCTGCTGCCGCGCTCAACACCGCCGCAAGCTGGGTCGGCACCATCAGCCCCAAGGGCGTCACCACCTACGACGAGGAGCCCGCGCGCGGCATCTTCCAGTCGGGCAACGCCGCCTTCATGCGGAACTGGCCCTACGCCTGGTCACTCGGCCAGAGCGCGGACAGCAAGGTCAAGGGCAAGATCGCCGTGGCCCCCTTGCCTGCTGGCCCCGGCGGCACCCCCGCTGCGGCGCTGGGCGGCTGGCAGCTCGGCGTCAGCATGTACTCCAAGAATCAGGACGCCGCGATTTCGCTGGTGCGCTACCTGACCAGCCCCGCCGAGCAGAAGATCCGTGCCATTGAAGGCTCGTTCACGCCGACCATCTCTGCTCTTTATCAGGACAAGGACGTGCTGAAGGCCAACCCCTTCTTCGGCAGCCTGCTTGACGTCTTTACCAACGCTGTGCCGCGTCCTTCCGGTCCCACCAAGGACAAGTACAACCAGGTCTCGCAGGCGTTCAGCACCGCCGTCAGCGACGTGCTGAACAAGAAGATGACCGGCACCGCCGCCGTGGCGCAGCTCCAGACCGACCTGTCGCGCGTCAAGGGTCGCGGCTGGTAA
- a CDS encoding ATP-binding protein: MTQPIPPAAAPESIPAQTMPAQIHLSAGVMPDELARYAVALANTRGGVIQVEAGEGSAELHPLQVTHAIFALSGGRLSVNVARSQNEGGAAALSIFVPQALYLLSAPDGSVSAWDGQTFVPVSPADAPLSAQPDYTASVPVTASLADLDPLEVARLRSISHRGALSQLADLDFLQELGLVVPDSGGELRPTIAGILLAGTERALRAHLPQAEVCYYHHAESDVEFQFREDLLRPLTAALARLSELIQARNSFTPVQVGLFRIEVWDHDEAVYREALLNALTHRDYQLRDVVHVHHYPDRLEIMNPGGLSGGITAANILRHQPKRRNPLLAEALARLGLVERAGVGVDKMYAMMLRCGKEPPEYLTYPDAVSLSLHNPSFNAPFVRFVARKQEEMQTLSLDMLIVLSLLGREGQASRAQLARALQLPEDRTPRLLGMMEERGLIISERVGRERINRLSAQSLAALHSGDADRRHAAPKRPLPAIPRPIAPRSPFPPKNSAALERAALEARVLDLARRPEGVCNSDVRAACDLKTQSAWRVLRRLTLGGRLRKEGQGPRSVRYYLYLPEP; encoded by the coding sequence ATGACCCAGCCCATCCCACCCGCTGCGGCCCCGGAGAGCATTCCAGCCCAGACCATGCCAGCGCAGATTCACCTCAGCGCCGGGGTCATGCCCGACGAACTGGCACGCTACGCGGTGGCGCTGGCCAACACGCGCGGCGGCGTCATTCAGGTGGAGGCGGGCGAGGGCAGCGCCGAGCTGCACCCCTTGCAGGTTACCCACGCCATCTTCGCCCTCAGCGGCGGGCGGCTGAGCGTCAACGTGGCGCGCTCCCAGAATGAAGGAGGCGCGGCGGCACTGAGCATCTTCGTGCCGCAGGCCCTGTACCTGCTCTCGGCCCCTGACGGCTCGGTCAGCGCCTGGGACGGTCAGACCTTCGTGCCGGTGTCGCCCGCCGACGCTCCATTGAGTGCCCAGCCGGACTACACCGCCAGCGTGCCGGTCACTGCCAGCCTGGCCGACCTCGATCCGCTGGAGGTGGCGCGTCTGCGCTCGATCTCGCACCGGGGCGCACTCTCGCAACTGGCCGACCTCGATTTCCTTCAGGAGCTGGGGCTGGTCGTGCCGGATTCAGGAGGGGAACTGCGCCCCACCATCGCCGGGATTCTGCTGGCCGGAACCGAGCGGGCGCTCAGGGCGCATCTGCCGCAGGCCGAGGTCTGCTACTACCACCACGCGGAGAGTGACGTGGAGTTTCAGTTCAGAGAAGACCTGCTTCGGCCGCTCACAGCGGCACTGGCCCGCTTGTCCGAGCTGATTCAGGCACGCAACAGTTTCACGCCGGTGCAGGTCGGCCTCTTCCGCATCGAGGTGTGGGACCACGACGAGGCCGTGTACCGCGAGGCGCTGCTCAACGCCCTGACCCACCGTGACTACCAGCTGCGCGACGTGGTGCACGTGCACCATTACCCTGACCGGCTGGAGATCATGAATCCCGGCGGCCTGAGCGGCGGCATCACGGCGGCCAACATCCTGCGCCACCAGCCCAAGCGCCGCAACCCGCTGCTGGCCGAGGCACTGGCCCGGCTTGGGCTGGTCGAGCGGGCCGGGGTGGGCGTGGACAAGATGTACGCCATGATGCTGCGCTGCGGCAAAGAGCCGCCCGAGTACCTGACCTACCCCGACGCGGTGAGCCTGAGTCTGCACAACCCCAGCTTCAACGCGCCGTTCGTGCGCTTTGTGGCCCGCAAGCAAGAAGAGATGCAGACCCTGTCACTCGACATGTTGATCGTGCTCTCACTGCTGGGGCGCGAGGGCCAGGCCAGCCGCGCCCAGCTCGCCCGCGCCCTGCAACTCCCCGAAGACCGCACGCCGAGGCTGCTGGGCATGATGGAGGAGCGCGGTTTGATCATTTCGGAGCGCGTGGGCCGTGAGCGCATCAACCGGCTGTCGGCCCAGTCGCTTGCAGCGCTGCACAGCGGGGACGCGGACCGCCGCCACGCCGCGCCGAAGCGTCCACTGCCTGCCATCCCCCGCCCAATCGCCCCGAGAAGCCCATTTCCTCCAAAGAACTCAGCCGCTCTGGAACGCGCGGCCCTGGAAGCCAGGGTGCTGGACCTGGCCCGCCGCCCGGAGGGAGTTTGCAACAGCGACGTGCGCGCCGCCTGCGACCTGAAAACCCAGAGTGCCTGGCGGGTGCTGCGCCGCCTCACCCTGGGTGGGCGACTTCGCAAGGAAGGACAGGGGCCTCGCAGCGTCCGCTATTACCTGTATCTGCCTGAACCGTGA
- a CDS encoding DUF3293 domain-containing protein, translating into MPAHPDPQLRRAFLETHYGTAHERLHLGHSPGPPPSWSAPGQRWAILTAWNPQGLQHDRASNLGAQERLRAALFGWPQLGGVNGAGEWTEPSLIVTGLNLRQATRLGQRFGQAAVLWGVGGRAALVWCAGGDAGLRLERYWLTAPPL; encoded by the coding sequence GTGCCTGCCCACCCTGATCCCCAACTGCGCCGCGCCTTTCTGGAGACCCACTACGGCACCGCCCACGAGCGCCTGCACCTGGGCCACTCTCCGGGGCCGCCACCTTCGTGGAGCGCGCCAGGCCAGCGCTGGGCCATCCTGACCGCCTGGAATCCGCAGGGTCTTCAGCATGACCGGGCCAGCAACCTCGGAGCGCAGGAGAGGCTTCGCGCGGCGCTGTTCGGCTGGCCGCAGCTCGGGGGCGTCAATGGTGCAGGCGAGTGGACCGAACCGAGCCTGATCGTGACGGGCCTGAACTTGCGCCAGGCCACCCGGCTGGGCCAGCGCTTCGGACAGGCAGCGGTGCTGTGGGGCGTCGGTGGGCGGGCGGCGCTGGTGTGGTGCGCCGGGGGCGACGCGGGCCTACGGCTGGAGCGCTACTGGCTCACCGCGCCGCCGCTTTGA
- the truD gene encoding tRNA pseudouridine(13) synthase TruD, whose protein sequence is MNLIFSWAALRALTPTPGSGGTLRSRPEDFVVEERPTYLPSGSGNHLYLHLEKTGHTTAHVARELSAQLGVKAKDLGIAGLKDRHAVTRQWISLPAKFEARLGDFSFEGVRILEVSRHANKLGLGHLRGNRFTVRVRAAAGTAAQAQTTLELLTRLGVPNYFGPQRFGLGGLNAEEGLRVLRGESELRDPQVRRFLSSSVQSAVFNRWVSRRLERGLFDALLSGDMAKKHDTGGVFLVEDAEAESLRAERNEISATGTLFGRKTKPLTLDAGALEAEVLGEFGLTPEVFSSRKGDRRLIRIFMEDAQVQPEDDGYTVSFALPKGSFATSVLRELMKTDVDARQEPDEGNIDDGGADEDAGGGEAE, encoded by the coding sequence GTGAATCTGATCTTTTCCTGGGCAGCCCTACGCGCCCTGACTCCCACCCCCGGCAGCGGCGGCACCCTGCGCTCGCGGCCCGAGGATTTCGTGGTCGAGGAGCGCCCCACCTACCTGCCCTCAGGCAGCGGCAATCACCTTTACCTTCACCTGGAGAAAACCGGCCACACCACCGCCCACGTCGCCCGCGAACTCAGCGCGCAGCTCGGCGTCAAGGCCAAAGACCTGGGCATCGCGGGCCTCAAGGACCGCCACGCCGTGACCCGGCAGTGGATCAGCCTCCCCGCCAAGTTCGAGGCGCGGCTGGGCGATTTCAGCTTTGAAGGCGTGCGGATTCTGGAGGTCAGCCGCCACGCCAACAAGCTGGGCCTGGGTCACCTGCGCGGCAACCGCTTCACAGTGCGGGTGCGCGCAGCGGCGGGCACAGCGGCGCAGGCACAAACCACCCTGGAGTTGCTGACCCGCCTGGGCGTGCCGAACTACTTCGGACCGCAGCGCTTCGGCCTCGGCGGACTGAATGCCGAGGAGGGGCTGAGGGTGCTGCGCGGCGAGTCGGAGCTGCGCGACCCGCAGGTGCGGCGCTTCCTGAGCAGCAGCGTGCAGAGCGCGGTGTTCAACCGCTGGGTCAGTCGGCGGCTGGAGCGGGGTCTCTTTGATGCACTGCTCAGCGGTGACATGGCCAAGAAGCACGATACCGGCGGAGTCTTTCTGGTCGAGGACGCCGAGGCCGAGTCATTGCGTGCCGAGCGAAATGAGATCAGCGCCACCGGCACCCTGTTTGGCCGAAAAACCAAACCACTGACCCTCGACGCGGGCGCGCTGGAGGCGGAGGTACTGGGCGAGTTCGGGCTGACCCCCGAGGTCTTCTCGTCGCGCAAGGGAGACCGCCGCCTGATCCGCATCTTCATGGAGGACGCCCAGGTGCAGCCCGAGGACGACGGCTATACGGTCAGCTTCGCCCTGCCCAAAGGCAGTTTCGCCACCTCGGTGCTGCGCGAACTGATGAAGACGGACGTGGACGCCCGCCAGGAGCCGGACGAGGGCAACATTGACGATGGCGGCGCAGATGAGGACGCGGGCGGCGGAGAGGCCGAGTGA
- a CDS encoding ABC transporter ATP-binding protein has product MPLLELTNLSVNYGAIQAVRDLSLTVEQGEIVTLIGANGAGKTTTLRAISRMLKAKSGQITFEGHDLLRVTADKVVTYGIAQSPEGRQVLARQSIADNLELGAYIRKDTGGIQADIKQMYERFPRLSERRHQLAGTLSGGEQQMLAIARALMSRPKLLLLDEPSLGLAPIIVLEIFRIIKELNAQGVTILLVEQNARLAMQTSHRTYVMEAGQVTFSGSSAELVGDERVLHAYLGG; this is encoded by the coding sequence TTGCCCCTCCTAGAACTCACAAACCTCAGCGTCAATTACGGCGCGATTCAGGCGGTGCGCGACCTCTCTCTCACCGTCGAGCAGGGCGAGATCGTCACCTTGATCGGCGCGAATGGGGCGGGCAAGACCACCACCCTGCGGGCCATCTCGCGGATGCTGAAGGCCAAAAGCGGCCAGATCACCTTCGAGGGCCATGACTTACTGCGCGTCACTGCCGATAAGGTGGTCACTTACGGCATTGCCCAGAGTCCCGAGGGTCGGCAGGTTCTGGCCCGGCAGAGCATTGCCGATAATCTCGAACTCGGCGCGTATATCCGCAAGGACACGGGAGGCATTCAGGCCGACATCAAGCAGATGTACGAGCGTTTTCCGCGTCTGAGCGAGCGGCGTCACCAGCTGGCCGGAACCCTGTCAGGCGGCGAACAGCAGATGTTGGCCATTGCCCGCGCCCTGATGAGCCGCCCCAAGCTGCTACTGCTTGATGAGCCGAGCCTGGGCCTCGCGCCGATCATCGTGCTGGAAATCTTCCGAATCATCAAAGAACTCAACGCCCAGGGCGTCACCATTTTGCTGGTCGAGCAAAACGCCAGGCTGGCGATGCAAACGAGCCACCGCACCTACGTCATGGAGGCTGGGCAGGTGACCTTCAGCGGCTCCTCCGCCGAGCTGGTGGGCGATGAGCGGGTGCTGCACGCCTATCTGGGCGGCTGA
- a CDS encoding GNAT family N-acetyltransferase: MSTNLYPPLNLKVITPRLELHGATDELLAQLLPVVRGGVVAGQPYPFDDPMSLYEDNPVRERKWLQAIWRGRGNVHPESWRLYFVILLGEQAVGMQDLIGVNFDTCQTVTSFSWLAPSVRQQGLGREMRAAILHLAFEGFGAAEAASEAFFDNLASNRVSESMGYQPNGSDWATRRGEPAVLNRWRLKRDDWAPNRRSDIELIGAEECKAVLHIK, from the coding sequence ATGTCTACCAATCTCTACCCGCCACTGAACCTCAAGGTCATCACGCCCAGGCTGGAACTTCATGGGGCCACGGATGAACTGCTGGCCCAGCTTCTTCCCGTTGTTCGTGGTGGCGTGGTCGCAGGGCAACCTTACCCGTTCGATGATCCCATGTCTTTGTACGAAGACAATCCGGTGCGTGAACGGAAGTGGCTTCAGGCCATCTGGCGCGGGCGGGGCAACGTTCACCCCGAGTCCTGGCGCTTATACTTCGTGATCTTACTGGGCGAGCAGGCCGTGGGAATGCAGGATTTGATCGGCGTGAATTTCGACACTTGCCAGACAGTCACCAGTTTTTCCTGGCTGGCTCCGAGCGTCCGGCAACAAGGTCTGGGACGTGAGATGCGTGCCGCCATCCTTCACCTTGCCTTTGAAGGGTTTGGAGCGGCGGAAGCGGCCAGTGAAGCTTTCTTTGATAATCTGGCGTCTAACCGCGTGTCTGAGAGCATGGGCTACCAACCGAACGGCAGTGACTGGGCCACACGGCGCGGTGAGCCAGCAGTACTGAATCGCTGGCGTCTCAAGCGGGACGACTGGGCACCGAATCGCCGGAGTGACATTGAGTTGATTGGCGCGGAAGAATGCAAAGCCGTGTTGCACATCAAGTGA
- a CDS encoding ABC transporter ATP-binding protein gives MTASLPNKNAAQEAPVLLSVQHLTRRFGGLVAVNDVSFEVRRGEIFGLIGPNGAGKTTLFNLMTGLTPPSSGSLSFGGQMMTGLAPHQIAAEGISRTFQNIRLFGPLSALENVKIAQHTRTRAGLWAGIFGRDKAEERRVTLRAWELLDLVGLSERAGEQAANFSYGDQRRLEIARALATQPRALLLDEPAAGMNTAEKSVLTSFIREVRDRFDLTIMVIEHHVPLVMNLCDRVAVLNFGELIAIGDPASVQRDPKVIEAYLGA, from the coding sequence ATGACGGCCAGCCTGCCGAACAAGAACGCGGCCCAGGAAGCCCCGGTGCTGCTGAGCGTGCAGCACCTGACCCGGCGCTTTGGCGGCCTGGTGGCGGTCAACGACGTGTCGTTTGAAGTGCGCCGGGGAGAGATCTTCGGATTAATCGGCCCCAACGGCGCGGGCAAAACCACCCTCTTCAATCTGATGACCGGCCTGACCCCGCCTTCCAGCGGCTCCCTGAGCTTCGGCGGCCAGATGATGACCGGCCTCGCGCCGCACCAGATCGCCGCCGAGGGAATCAGCCGCACCTTCCAGAACATCCGGCTGTTCGGGCCGCTCTCGGCGCTGGAGAATGTCAAGATTGCCCAGCATACCCGCACCCGCGCTGGCCTGTGGGCCGGTATCTTTGGCCGCGACAAGGCCGAGGAGCGCCGGGTCACACTGCGGGCCTGGGAGTTGCTGGACCTGGTGGGGCTGTCTGAGCGGGCCGGGGAGCAGGCCGCCAATTTTTCCTACGGTGATCAGCGAAGGTTGGAGATCGCCCGCGCCCTGGCGACCCAGCCGCGTGCCCTACTGCTCGATGAACCGGCGGCGGGCATGAACACCGCTGAAAAGAGCGTCCTGACCAGCTTTATCCGCGAGGTCAGAGACCGCTTCGATCTGACCATCATGGTGATCGAGCATCACGTCCCGCTGGTGATGAACCTGTGTGACCGGGTGGCGGTGCTGAACTTCGGCGAGTTGATCGCCATAGGCGACCCGGCCAGCGTGCAGCGCGATCCGAAAGTGATCGAGGCCTATCTGGGAGCGTGA
- a CDS encoding branched-chain amino acid ABC transporter permease yields the protein MEFLQQYGFLLATMLQQGLLGLSLYAPLMAGQLSLASPGFYALGGYIAAIMLTNPAFSGWRDALGNGIYPLTWLLSALACALLGVIVGVPALRLRGIYLALATIAFVEILRVLSLNLTITGGAVGLFGIPQPFGFQDRWQYLWLFLPLLILALLFFRQLSNSRTGRAFRAIREDELAADAMGVSPTRYKVLAFVIGAVLAGIVGSMSAPFLNTWNAKQGTFDASVAYLAYVLIGGSRSIWGPLVGGALLSALPEVLRSLSDWRLVINGLVLVVASLYLPQGIVGRLIPKPKPPSRPTPPPINEGPSGPPYTSETL from the coding sequence ATGGAATTTCTGCAACAGTACGGCTTTCTGCTCGCCACCATGCTTCAGCAGGGTCTTTTGGGCCTGAGCCTCTATGCGCCGCTGATGGCCGGACAGCTCTCGCTGGCAAGTCCAGGGTTTTACGCGCTGGGCGGCTATATCGCGGCCATCATGCTGACCAACCCGGCCTTTTCCGGCTGGCGCGACGCGCTGGGTAACGGCATCTACCCGCTGACCTGGCTGCTCTCGGCGCTCGCCTGCGCGCTGCTCGGCGTCATCGTGGGCGTGCCCGCGCTGCGGCTGCGCGGCATTTATCTGGCGCTGGCGACAATTGCCTTCGTCGAGATCTTGCGGGTCTTGTCACTGAACCTGACCATTACTGGCGGCGCGGTGGGCCTGTTCGGCATTCCGCAGCCGTTCGGCTTTCAGGACCGCTGGCAGTACCTCTGGCTGTTTTTGCCGCTGCTGATCCTCGCACTGCTGTTCTTCCGTCAGCTCAGCAACTCGCGCACAGGCCGGGCCTTTCGGGCCATCCGCGAGGACGAGCTGGCCGCCGACGCGATGGGCGTCTCCCCCACCCGCTACAAGGTGCTGGCCTTCGTCATCGGCGCGGTGCTGGCGGGCATTGTCGGCTCGATGAGTGCGCCGTTCCTGAACACCTGGAACGCCAAGCAGGGCACGTTTGACGCCTCCGTTGCCTACCTCGCTTATGTGCTGATCGGCGGCAGCCGCAGCATATGGGGCCCGCTGGTGGGCGGAGCGCTGCTCTCCGCCTTACCGGAAGTGCTGCGGAGCCTCTCGGACTGGCGCTTGGTCATCAACGGCCTGGTACTGGTGGTGGCGAGCCTGTACCTGCCGCAGGGCATCGTCGGCCGCCTCATCCCCAAGCCAAAACCCCCCTCGCGGCCCACCCCGCCGCCCATCAACGAGGGACCATCGGGGCCACCATACACGTCGGAGACACTATGA
- a CDS encoding branched-chain amino acid ABC transporter permease, which translates to MELSGFLQNVLNGLAIGSVYAIFALGYTLVFSILGIINFAHSAVFTLGAYFTYTLISGQFENNGLLKGLNVFPNGSPLAGSAWGFALSALIGSLLAGVVGVIIERLAFRPMRSRGADPLLALVSSLGVALVIVNLIQILVGAESYSFPDGIYGNLPPALLFHLGDKVIIIRTVQVIIFAVSMVLLLILGFVIGRTRTGKALRAVAENPGTASLLGISVDRFIIITFFLAGLLGGLAGTLVGSSFGIAGPYFGVTFGLKGLAVIVLGGLGSIPGAVVGGLVIGLAEAFVPAEYSAYKEAVAFALLFIILLVRPQGLLGQARIQKV; encoded by the coding sequence TTGGAACTGAGCGGTTTTTTGCAAAATGTCCTCAACGGCCTGGCGATTGGCAGTGTCTACGCCATCTTCGCGCTGGGCTATACCCTGGTCTTTTCTATTCTGGGCATCATCAATTTTGCGCACAGCGCGGTCTTCACGCTGGGAGCGTATTTCACCTACACCCTGATCTCCGGACAGTTCGAAAACAACGGCCTGCTCAAAGGTCTCAATGTCTTTCCGAACGGCTCGCCGCTGGCTGGAAGCGCCTGGGGCTTTGCCCTCTCGGCGCTGATCGGCTCGCTGCTGGCGGGGGTGGTCGGCGTCATCATCGAGCGGCTGGCCTTCCGGCCCATGCGGTCACGCGGCGCTGATCCGCTACTGGCTTTGGTCAGTTCTCTGGGCGTGGCACTGGTCATCGTCAACCTGATCCAGATTCTGGTGGGCGCGGAGAGCTACTCGTTTCCCGACGGCATTTACGGCAACCTGCCGCCCGCGCTGCTGTTTCATCTGGGCGACAAGGTCATCATCATCCGCACCGTGCAAGTCATTATTTTTGCCGTCAGCATGGTGCTGCTACTGATTCTGGGCTTCGTGATCGGGCGCACCCGCACCGGCAAAGCGCTCCGGGCAGTGGCTGAAAACCCCGGCACCGCCTCGCTGCTGGGCATCAGTGTGGACAGGTTCATCATCATTACCTTCTTTCTGGCGGGCTTGCTGGGCGGGCTGGCCGGAACCCTGGTGGGCAGCTCGTTTGGCATCGCGGGGCCGTATTTCGGCGTGACCTTCGGCCTCAAGGGGCTGGCAGTGATTGTGCTGGGCGGCCTGGGCAGTATTCCCGGCGCGGTGGTGGGGGGCCTGGTCATCGGGCTGGCCGAGGCGTTCGTGCCTGCCGAATACAGCGCCTACAAGGAAGCCGTCGCGTTTGCACTGCTGTTTATCATCTTGCTGGTGCGTCCCCAGGGCTTGCTCGGCCAGGCCCGGATTCAGAAGGTTTAG